In one window of Microbacterium natoriense DNA:
- a CDS encoding PKD domain-containing protein encodes MKRRSGVRCAELWGEKVHINWGGRFVAAEKRVIRSRGASLLGAIATALALTIGALVVPAAAVADTVPAAGTPETFAGDALPTVQIDGVVYAQEVVGNTVYVGGSFAKARPAGSPAGTNETPRANLLAYDLTTGALISSWNPGTNGTVLDIKKSADGSRIYVAGMFSQAAGAWRYRVAAFDTATGALITNWAPEANGRIDSIAVADSTIYLAGEFTTLNGTQRTKVGAVSASTGAVTGFTADVQGGYGAKGVVVSPDRSKVVVAGSFTSVNGSTNPGRGITALDASTGALMPWAMNSVLRDAGTVAAMYSLSSDGDSVYGTGFDYGGTSQDGFEGSFRASWVDGSLTWMEDCHGDSYDVAPTADAIYVVGHPHYCGNIGAFPETNPRSYHHSLAFSKTPTGPVITPDTQGYRSFTGQQAPSLLQWYPEYVPGSYTGQSQGPWQVSASGDYLLIGGEFLKVNGTAQQGIVRFAKKNVAPNTQGPQVQGGAWTLSATSNQTGVNRVSWNANYDRDNQSLHYQVFRQDKGMTTPLYEVDQLSNFWTRPAMSYRDTSAVPGSTYNYRVRAIDAFGNSTQTDWVPVTTAAAGVSTAYDDAVLASGAVDYWPMNEASGASAFDWAGSNDLVVASATRGATGPNLVTATTATTFSGSSGSGARTSTSIPGPQTFTVEAWFKTSSLRGGKIVGFGSSATGNSSSYDRQVYLDNSGRVTFGVYSGAARTISSGTGFNDNKWHQVVASLSPAGQVLYVDGVKIGERTDTTSAQAYTGYWRIGGDSVSSWPNAGTSGYLSGAISNVAVYDKALTRGEIDAHWVASGRSTTMTQAPADSYGKAVFGLDPTLYWRLGETGTATTAVDAGMNKSTGTYTGSTSILVKGQAGALSGVSSTAVRWAPTTGTTTARLAGTKQYVNPQIFSVEAWFKTTTAAGGKIVGFGDSNSGLSSSNDRHVYMSPNGTLNFGVYNNGQTLISTSSAYNDGQWHHVVGELSGNGMAFYVDGAVVGTNPNTAAQNYNGYWRVGNDSGWGGATTFTGTIDEVAVYGTALTQSQVNEHYQLGAFGSVNQAPTAAFSAIPTNLDVAFDASTSTDLDGTIASYKWTFGDGGTSTAGPTAAHTYAAGGTYQVKLTVTDDRGTTDSITQSVTVQAANVLPTAAFDATMTHMSVSADATASTDSDGTIATYSWSFGDGAVGSGVTATHVYSTPGDYTVTLTVTDDRGGSTIATKQVTAALAPNVLPSAALSATIENLTASLDASASTDSDGQIVSYAWNFGDAATKTTTTPTTTHDYATAGAFTVTVTVTDNRGGTATATKQVTAVEPPKFAVVAEDQFQRTAATGWGTADKGGAWTTSGGNASFSVDGSAGRIVSNIYDTRGAMLNSVSSKNADLTAKFAVDRTGAGYSWTLIGRQIGSDNYSARVRFEAGNTMRLYILHGEAAIGASYVLPGTYVPGDELSVRLQVTGTSPTTVRAKVWRSADAEPASWQLSGTDTTSALQAPGSVGVLTYLGGSSTTPTATMSLNSLSVVDPSSPTAPNQLPTAAFTPTPAGLVVNVDASASTDADGTIQSYAWTFGDGGTATGPTASHAYAAAGTYPVKLTVTDDRGGVSTKTIDVTVAPAPNQAPVAAFTANATGLSVATDSTGSTDADGTIQSYAWAFGDGTTGTGATATHVYTAAGTYSVTLTVTDNAGATGSVVKQVTVTAPPAANLLASDAFARTVAAGGWGSADLGGAWALSGGSASFAVADGVGTVSLTPSNTRIARLGVSATDTVIRVSISADAVATGGAATATVIGRQVGASNYSARVRFEVGGGVRLYLLRDEVALGSYLMPGFTYTPGTVLNVAYSTTGASPTTLAAKVWKSTDPEPAAWQVTATDTTAGMQAAGTVGLMNTLSSASTLSSMVFKWDDLSVTKP; translated from the coding sequence ATGAAGCGCCGCTCAGGTGTGCGCTGTGCAGAACTCTGGGGAGAAAAAGTGCACATCAATTGGGGTGGCCGTTTCGTTGCGGCCGAGAAGCGCGTCATCCGTTCGCGCGGCGCATCGCTGTTGGGGGCGATCGCCACGGCGCTGGCTCTGACCATCGGCGCTCTCGTCGTACCGGCAGCCGCCGTCGCCGACACGGTTCCTGCGGCGGGGACGCCCGAGACATTCGCCGGCGACGCCCTTCCCACCGTGCAGATCGACGGCGTGGTCTACGCGCAAGAGGTCGTCGGCAACACCGTGTACGTGGGCGGCAGCTTCGCCAAGGCGCGACCGGCCGGCTCTCCGGCGGGAACGAACGAGACCCCGCGCGCGAACCTGCTCGCGTACGACCTCACCACCGGGGCGCTGATCTCGTCGTGGAACCCGGGCACCAACGGCACGGTCCTCGACATCAAGAAGTCGGCCGACGGTAGCCGCATCTACGTCGCGGGCATGTTCTCGCAGGCTGCGGGCGCCTGGCGCTACCGAGTCGCCGCCTTCGACACGGCGACGGGCGCCTTGATCACGAACTGGGCGCCTGAGGCGAACGGACGCATCGACTCGATCGCCGTCGCCGACTCGACCATCTACCTCGCCGGAGAGTTCACGACGCTCAACGGGACCCAGCGGACGAAGGTCGGCGCGGTATCCGCGTCGACCGGCGCAGTCACCGGGTTCACGGCTGACGTGCAGGGCGGATACGGCGCGAAGGGCGTCGTCGTCTCGCCCGACCGCAGCAAGGTCGTGGTCGCCGGATCGTTCACCTCGGTCAACGGCTCGACCAACCCGGGCCGCGGCATCACCGCGCTCGACGCGAGCACCGGCGCCCTGATGCCGTGGGCGATGAACAGCGTCTTGCGCGATGCGGGCACGGTGGCAGCGATGTACTCGCTCTCATCCGACGGAGACAGCGTCTACGGGACGGGCTTCGACTACGGCGGAACCTCGCAGGACGGCTTCGAAGGCTCGTTCCGCGCCAGCTGGGTCGACGGCAGCCTCACGTGGATGGAGGACTGCCACGGCGACAGCTATGACGTCGCACCCACGGCGGACGCGATCTACGTCGTCGGGCATCCGCACTACTGCGGCAACATCGGCGCGTTCCCCGAGACGAATCCGCGTTCCTACCACCACTCCCTGGCGTTCTCGAAGACGCCCACCGGACCTGTCATCACCCCTGACACGCAGGGCTATCGGAGCTTCACCGGCCAGCAGGCGCCTTCCCTGCTCCAGTGGTACCCGGAGTACGTTCCTGGCAGCTACACCGGACAGTCCCAGGGGCCGTGGCAGGTCTCGGCATCCGGTGACTATCTGCTCATCGGCGGCGAGTTCCTGAAAGTCAACGGAACGGCCCAGCAGGGCATCGTCCGATTCGCGAAGAAGAACGTCGCCCCGAACACCCAGGGCCCTCAGGTGCAGGGCGGCGCCTGGACTCTCAGCGCGACGTCCAACCAGACCGGCGTGAACCGGGTCTCCTGGAACGCCAACTACGACCGCGACAACCAGAGCCTGCACTACCAGGTGTTCCGCCAGGACAAGGGCATGACGACACCGCTCTACGAGGTCGACCAGCTCTCGAATTTCTGGACCCGCCCGGCGATGTCGTATCGTGACACCTCCGCCGTGCCCGGCAGCACGTACAACTACCGCGTGCGTGCGATCGATGCGTTCGGCAACAGCACGCAGACCGATTGGGTGCCCGTGACGACAGCGGCGGCAGGTGTGTCGACCGCTTACGACGACGCGGTGCTGGCAAGCGGCGCGGTGGACTACTGGCCCATGAACGAGGCCAGCGGAGCCTCGGCCTTCGACTGGGCCGGCAGCAACGACCTCGTGGTCGCGAGCGCCACTCGCGGAGCCACGGGTCCGAACCTCGTGACCGCGACGACCGCGACCACGTTCAGTGGCAGCAGCGGCTCGGGGGCGCGCACGTCCACGTCGATCCCCGGACCGCAGACGTTCACTGTGGAGGCATGGTTCAAGACCAGTTCCCTGCGCGGTGGGAAGATCGTCGGATTCGGGTCCTCGGCGACCGGCAACTCGTCGAGCTACGACCGGCAGGTGTACCTGGACAATTCCGGTCGGGTGACCTTCGGGGTGTACTCCGGAGCGGCCAGGACGATCTCCAGCGGCACCGGCTTCAACGACAACAAGTGGCACCAGGTCGTGGCCTCGCTGAGCCCCGCGGGACAGGTGCTGTACGTCGACGGAGTCAAGATCGGCGAGCGTACCGACACCACCTCTGCTCAGGCCTACACCGGTTACTGGCGGATCGGCGGCGATTCGGTCAGCTCCTGGCCCAACGCCGGCACCAGCGGCTACCTGAGCGGCGCGATCTCGAACGTGGCGGTCTACGACAAGGCGCTCACGCGCGGCGAGATCGATGCGCACTGGGTCGCCAGCGGACGCTCGACCACGATGACGCAGGCGCCCGCGGACAGCTACGGCAAGGCGGTGTTCGGTCTCGATCCGACTCTCTACTGGCGTCTGGGTGAGACAGGCACCGCGACGACGGCCGTCGATGCGGGCATGAACAAGTCGACGGGTACGTACACGGGAAGCACGAGCATCCTCGTCAAGGGGCAGGCCGGTGCGCTCTCGGGCGTCTCCAGCACGGCGGTGCGCTGGGCGCCGACGACAGGGACGACCACGGCGCGCCTCGCAGGCACGAAGCAGTACGTGAACCCGCAGATCTTCTCGGTGGAGGCGTGGTTCAAGACCACGACCGCGGCCGGAGGCAAGATCGTCGGATTCGGTGACAGCAACAGCGGGCTCAGCAGCAGCAACGACCGTCACGTCTACATGTCTCCGAACGGGACGCTCAACTTCGGCGTCTACAACAACGGGCAGACGCTGATCAGCACGTCGTCCGCCTACAACGACGGCCAGTGGCACCACGTTGTCGGGGAGCTCTCCGGCAACGGGATGGCGTTCTACGTGGACGGCGCGGTCGTCGGGACGAACCCGAACACCGCCGCACAGAACTACAACGGATACTGGCGTGTGGGCAACGACAGCGGTTGGGGCGGAGCCACGACCTTCACCGGGACTATCGACGAGGTCGCGGTCTACGGCACCGCGCTGACGCAGTCCCAGGTGAACGAGCACTACCAGCTGGGTGCGTTCGGTTCTGTGAACCAGGCCCCGACCGCGGCGTTCAGCGCGATCCCCACGAACCTCGACGTGGCATTCGACGCGTCGACCTCGACGGACCTCGACGGCACGATCGCCTCGTACAAGTGGACCTTCGGCGACGGCGGGACCTCGACGGCCGGTCCGACGGCAGCGCACACCTACGCCGCCGGTGGAACCTACCAGGTGAAGCTCACGGTGACCGACGACCGCGGCACGACCGATTCGATCACGCAGTCGGTCACGGTGCAGGCGGCCAATGTGCTCCCGACTGCGGCTTTCGACGCGACGATGACGCACATGAGCGTTTCGGCTGACGCCACGGCATCCACCGACTCCGACGGCACGATCGCGACCTACTCCTGGTCGTTCGGTGACGGCGCCGTGGGCAGCGGCGTCACGGCGACCCACGTCTATTCGACGCCGGGAGACTACACCGTGACGTTGACGGTGACGGACGACCGCGGGGGCAGCACGATCGCGACGAAGCAGGTGACCGCGGCTCTCGCACCCAATGTGCTGCCGAGCGCTGCGCTCTCGGCCACGATCGAGAACCTGACGGCGTCTCTGGACGCGTCCGCGTCCACGGATTCCGATGGCCAGATCGTCTCCTACGCCTGGAACTTCGGCGACGCGGCGACGAAGACGACGACCACTCCGACCACGACCCATGACTACGCGACAGCCGGGGCGTTCACGGTGACCGTGACGGTGACCGACAACCGCGGCGGGACGGCGACGGCGACGAAGCAGGTCACGGCCGTGGAGCCGCCGAAGTTCGCCGTGGTCGCCGAGGACCAGTTCCAGCGCACCGCAGCCACCGGCTGGGGCACGGCCGACAAGGGCGGAGCCTGGACCACATCGGGTGGGAACGCGAGCTTCTCGGTCGATGGTTCGGCCGGTCGCATCGTCTCCAACATCTACGACACCCGTGGCGCGATGCTCAACTCCGTGTCGTCGAAGAACGCCGACCTCACCGCGAAGTTCGCGGTAGATCGAACCGGCGCGGGGTACTCCTGGACCCTCATCGGCCGTCAGATCGGTTCGGACAACTACTCGGCACGAGTGCGGTTCGAAGCGGGCAACACGATGCGGCTCTACATCCTTCACGGTGAAGCTGCGATCGGCGCCTCCTACGTGCTGCCCGGGACCTACGTGCCCGGCGACGAGCTCTCGGTCAGGCTGCAGGTCACCGGCACCTCGCCGACGACCGTCCGGGCGAAGGTCTGGCGTTCGGCCGATGCCGAACCGGCATCGTGGCAGCTGTCGGGCACCGATACCACGAGCGCCCTGCAGGCGCCCGGATCGGTGGGCGTGCTGACCTACCTCGGCGGCTCCTCCACGACGCCGACGGCCACCATGAGCCTGAACTCGCTGTCCGTCGTCGATCCGTCGTCGCCGACCGCGCCGAACCAGCTGCCGACGGCCGCGTTCACTCCGACGCCCGCAGGGCTCGTGGTCAACGTGGACGCGTCAGCATCCACCGATGCCGACGGCACCATCCAGTCGTACGCCTGGACCTTCGGTGACGGGGGGACGGCCACGGGGCCGACCGCATCGCACGCCTACGCGGCAGCCGGCACCTATCCTGTCAAGCTGACCGTGACCGACGACCGCGGCGGAGTGTCGACGAAGACCATCGACGTGACGGTGGCGCCCGCGCCGAACCAGGCGCCGGTCGCCGCGTTCACAGCGAACGCGACAGGGTTGTCCGTCGCGACGGACAGCACCGGATCGACCGATGCCGACGGCACCATCCAGTCCTACGCTTGGGCGTTCGGCGACGGCACGACCGGCACAGGGGCAACGGCGACGCACGTCTACACGGCCGCCGGGACCTACTCCGTGACCCTGACCGTGACCGACAACGCCGGCGCGACCGGTTCCGTCGTGAAGCAGGTGACTGTCACAGCGCCGCCGGCGGCGAACCTCCTCGCATCCGACGCGTTCGCGAGGACGGTCGCCGCCGGAGGCTGGGGCTCGGCCGATCTCGGTGGGGCCTGGGCGCTCTCCGGGGGCTCGGCATCCTTCGCGGTCGCTGACGGCGTTGGGACGGTCTCACTCACGCCCTCGAACACGAGGATCGCGCGACTCGGCGTCTCGGCTACTGACACGGTGATCCGGGTCTCGATCTCCGCGGACGCGGTCGCGACCGGCGGCGCCGCGACGGCGACGGTCATCGGACGTCAGGTGGGAGCCTCGAACTACTCCGCCCGCGTGCGGTTCGAGGTGGGCGGAGGCGTGCGGCTGTACCTGCTGCGCGACGAGGTCGCACTCGGTTCCTACCTGATGCCCGGATTCACCTACACGCCGGGGACCGTGCTGAACGTGGCGTACTCGACGACGGGCGCCAGCCCGACGACCCTGGCTGCCAAGGTGTGGAAGTCCACCGATCCGGAACCGGCGGCCTGGCAGGTCACGGCGACCGACACGACCGCTGGCATGCAGGCCGCGGGCACTGTCGGCCTCATGAACACCCTGTCCTCGGCCTCCACGCTGAGCTCGATGGTCTTCAAGTGGGACGACCTGAGCGTCACCAAGCCGTAA